Sequence from the Miscanthus floridulus cultivar M001 chromosome 16, ASM1932011v1, whole genome shotgun sequence genome:
CAGCTGGagcatatggaaccattttcatttgatcgatctcatactgattcctgAGGCATTGAAAATCATCATATATgtcgtccttgactataggagcaggtgaggaactacatttgtgcatactgaatttctttaagatcttttctatgtatgccttttgtgatagtcctaatacccctttacttctgtctcggtgaatctcgaccaccaagatctttcatatcaaattttgaggacaaaaacttctttgtctctagtagtagactgacatcactactagcaagtaagataccatccacatataggacaaggaagataaacttctcattcttaaactttgcatagacacaattgtcctcaacattctctttaaacccaaaattcattattgtctgatcaaacttcaagtaccactgttttgaagcttgttttaatccataaatggatttctttaggcggcatcccattcgttcttttccttccaaaataaaaccttttggttgtgccatgtaaacatttttctcaaAGTCTCAAttaagaaatgtcgtctttacatccatctgatgtaaatctcaatcgtaatgtgccactaatgtcattatgattctaaagaaATCTTtatatgagactagagaaaaggtctcattgtaatcaattccttctctttgcgtaaagccttttatcATAAGTCACACTtcatatctctctatattctcttgagagtcaagttttgttttgtagacccatttacaatcTACTGTTTTgtctcctttaggaattatttccaagtctcaaactttattggcattcatagatttcatttcatcttctatggccttaagccactttgatgaatgatcacttcttatggcttcttcaaatgaggtgggatcatcctccatttaaaatttcttagtattgtatacttcatagtcagcaggaatagctgattttctaactctttgagaccttctaggggcctccacatttggcacatcttctgtttaaggctgttgttgctccccctcatgtgtggcaataggttctacaggatcctgaagaacaggttcctcatcatcattcattgttgccacaggcggaataacaacaggtgctgacaccacagtatcttgcactatcggtgcagcgacagcagatagtgagaaaaatggctcatgaatcatcggagtgaatgcatacacccacttctcttcaaggtcaaattctcgagctaccatgctccccctcaatATTTCATCctttaggaagacagcgtgtctcatttttacaaactttgtatgtctatctagaCAATAGAAACGAAAACATTTTGAATTttttgggtagccaatgaaatgacaacttactattttgggatccagcatctcaatgtttgggttaaatactttagcctcagcaggactcccccataaatgtaagtggtttagtgagggtactcttcctatccataactcatacggtattttggacaccgacttacttggtactctattgagaatatgaatgacggtttttaacgcctccatccacaggctcacggtaaggtggagtaacttatcatactgcgcaccatatccatcagggtacgattgtgtctttcagctactccattctgttgaggttcgtccggtgtagaatactaggctactatgccattcttctgtaagaaccttgcaaaaggtccagaaacttggccatatggggtatgccgaccatagtactaCCCCAtgatcggacctgactatcttaatctttaaattgtgttggttttcaacttctaccaatgggagtaatcatctatgaatgttatgaacgaatcataaccatccacactctttacaggaaacagaccacagatgtctatgtgaataatctgtaaaatttcagcacttcgtttggcatctttcttaattttctttacatacgtTCCTTTTAtgtattctctgcattgttctaaatctgatgACTCTAATGGAgtaagaatatcattcttaactagtctttctattccccTCCTCAAAATATGGCTTAAACGACAGTGCTATAATTTCGACGAcatatcgtgagctctctttccttttctatttacatccgtagacgaggatacattctcttTGTCGCATGCaatgttcccatcatcgcatacaacattcacatcatcacgtagtgataacaaatagtatgtgctctcttatgccactattTTTCAGAGTACCTCactatcaccagctgctttatcagctgagtagcatatatctttgaagagccagtgaactgactctttattctatcgagatactcggtgaccgtgttacactctaggattgagcccataattgtaggctcaatcattttctttatcacagccaaatatttcttgttggcagtgacccacttcctatgctcaaggtcataggacatcttttgggattcaaaacccctctctttagttgtccaagtggcatcagcctcgtttgtctctctCACCAGTGCCACatgctcagtgggacacggtgaggtgactacccagtccacctcagtcaagatgaaggccaggttaatctttttcttaacataaaaaaataacaacaattgcatgtcttgattccaacattgattaaaattaaaacatacaactattcttgtacactaattctacatcaccgttgggtagaaatagaattaatgcataaaattattaaaattacgatattgttattaacaatgttggtaagaaaataacaacatcataatcatgtcaaaatctctttttcccaattaaatatcatgttggttcaaaataactagagaataaacaatttctttagccgcggaaacatgaaaaaattcattatctattttttagaagcattaaacttttctcaaatattctctgaaaaattatcccgttggttcaaattttaacagagatattaaactagacaaaattctatcaaaatttgcttctaaaaagaagaaaaacaaaactctgtGTTTACTATTCTTTCGGCCTGGCACAGAAAATTTCCCCGCGGCCCAGCTGGCAACAGCAGCGCACGTGTCCCAACAACGCGCGCAGCCTACGAAATCGGCCCGGCCTGGTCTGCTGACGCGCGCGCTGTGCCTcataggccacaacctgggcctgagCCAACAAAGCCACCTGCCCACGTGCTCCCTCCTAGGCCGGACCCCGGTCCGATTAGCGCTGGCCGTTCATCTGAGATCGACGGTCGTCCACGCGTATCGGGAGATCAAAAGTGCGTCGCGGCCGGTGCCCCAAAACCCTAATTCCATTTCGCATTCACTCTCTGCTTCCCTCTCTTCGCTCTCTCACGCCGAACCGGCGTCAGCAGCGGTGGCCACGGTGGCCGTCGACACCGGTGAGGAAGACAGCCACCGGACCAAGTCCGGCTCTCCTTTCTTTCTCTTCCTTTCTCttccctttccccttctcttcCTTAGCACGCAGCCGGTTGCTTCCTCTCTCAGCCCCGCAGTGCAAAGAGCGAGCACAGAGAGCAAAACAGCCATGGCGCCGTTgtcggccccctcgccggtgcACGCGCTCCCCAATAGGTGAGCacgccgccatcgagcggcctAGCGGCGGTGCCCTACCGCGCCATGAGGGCCGTGCCCTAGCGGCAGCGACGCCTTATTCTCATGCGCCCGCGAAGCGGCAGCGTGCTTGTTCATCCCACGCTGCAGCGGTGTTAGCAGCGGTGAGGTAGGCCTCTgcccttccctttcttcttccccttctagATCTGGGTCTTgcgattggggattagggttagggttagggtttcatttgGGTTAGGATTAACCTAATTTGGTTTTTCTTTCGGTTTTGATTCGAGATCGGTGAGATAAGCCCCTTCCCCtcttctcattcttctcttttggatctttcttttctttttggagttgaaccgatttggggttgtggttagggttagggttactgttcttcttccccgatgGGTTAGGGTTCGATTGAACTCTCTTCATCTCGATTTCTTTCctaattagggttagggtttgactcactgAAGTCACTATTCATCTTTCCCAGCGAGTGCTtcgtgggttagggttcggcttcgcGTGCCGAGACCCCCTTTTTTTCTTAGATCCGAACGGGCTCTGTTCTTTTCTTGCCGCGCACCGGCGAAGACGGCGATGCGGCACCTTTCCCcgcacggtggcggtggtgaccggcagTTGAGTGACGCCTGCCACCCTCCccgtctcttttctattttcttttacccagttagggttagggtttcaatccaaaATGGATCGAAcccttgttctttctttgatttcttttcaattctctaccccatactagatctacacactgttaacccggctctggtaccattgttatgaAACAGTGTACCTCTTAAACGTAGATCAGGGGGTAAACATCTTACTTAGATGTAGAAATTGGTTCCTTTACTTCGCCCTGGCACAGTTGCGCCGTAGCCGCGTGGACGCCGGTGTCGTGGGAGCTCGGCGCGGTGGAGTCTAGCGTagtggtggcgatgcagaggcgacgaCGACGAAGTCAGTAGATCTtaccgtcgctggcagcactctctttagatcgggttaggtttaACTGTTGGTGGGTCACCGCGGCTCCGGTCACCCTCGTAGTCAGAGCCttgatccccacctctctttataatgatgtgcgacaggggcccaccaaccatattaggggttggacgcccccgatcagggcgcagatccaaAGGCCCAATAGGCTGTTGGGCCTATtgatggagatcaactaacattcatcaGCCTGAAAAGGCACCGATCGGCCCAGCAAGTCATGCCCAACGTCGTGTACGTACGTCCTAGTATCCGCTTCCCTCTGCATCTCTCTATACCTTACTGGAGGAAACAGGCTGGCAGGGAGGCACTGCAACCTAATGCCACATCTGGTTCTTTATAGGAGTTGTTTGGTACGTGCCATGGTGCAGCCGCAGGCCGTAGCCACACCAATGATGTGCGGCACACAAACCGTGCATGGCACACCAAATTTTTATCAGTTGGTTGGTTACGATGGCTGCGGCTTGATTTGAGGATTCAACGTTCACCTAATACCATTCATCGTCTCACCcattgtttgatttgaagattCTGCTCTTAATCATTCCTTCTCGTTAGGATTTAGGGTCTGTGGTGTGTACTCGTGAGTCGTGATGAGGCTGTGTCGCACCCTCAAGATGCTCAAGTGTGCAAATCTTATTAGGGTATCAATTGGTCCGAGAGTTTGGATATtgtaaattttgaaattcaatcaAACTCTAAAGAAATATAGGTGGTGTTTAGTTCCCCGCCGTTGGTGGCCCCACCAGGTTGTGGCATCACCGAAGTTTGTGGCGGAAAAGAAATAGCTGCACCTGTAGCATAAATTATCAAAAGGAATGAATTGAAAAGTTGTGTGGAGGGAAGGGGGTGGGGGGGTGGGAGGGGGGACGGGTCCGAGTTTATTTTTAACTCCGCCCCCGCTTCTGATCCCATTATTATAGGCCTTTGGGGTTTAATTACTTGAAACCCAGAGGCCCAAACCCCATAGATTTGGTCGAGGACTAGGCAGACTCTAAATTTCCACTCCCCGTTGCCTTCTCTTCTCCCGCTCACCCTCGTGCGCGCGCGCTCTCCGCCTCTCCCCCTCCCGCCCGGCGATGACTGGGCGCCCGCCGCCCTACGCCAGGTCTCCGGCCCGTCGCCAGGCctccgccggcgacgagcacccaccaccAGGTATGCGCATCCCTCTCTCCTCCCTCCATTACTGCCGTGCCAAGCCGCCGTCGAGCACCCGAACCCTAGCTTGATCTATCTGACAatctgtattcggatctgatctaatcaCAAGCGTATACATGCATTAGCAGCTATGCTGGGTCCTCCTCCGCCCCTGGTCGACTCGAGTGCAGGCCGAGGAGTGTGCATCATGAGCGCCTCGTGGAGAGACAAGCAGCGCCCGGACCTCGTCAATTTCGTCGCTGCGTTCCTCGCAACCAATCTGTACCGCCTCAATTTCATGGCGCTTTCTCCGGTACGCGCTCCGATCGAGAGATGCCACTGGTTTCTCCGTGCAGTATGTGTATGTAACCGTGTATACGCATGGCTCTGATTGGATGCGTGGGTTGGGTTTCAGGACTTCATCTTCAGCCATGGGGGCCAATCGGTTGCTTTCATCTTCGAGACGGACTGGCTTCCTGAAAGGGAAGCTGCGGTCTTCAGCAGGTGACACTCTTGTCTCTTCCCCGTGTTATGTTTGTTGTTATGCACCGATGACTGCATTcgtggtgatggtgatggtgatggtgatgtcATACTTGGAATGCTTTTGCAGGGTGAGTACACTGAAGAGGCAGTTCAAGTATCTCTACGTCGTTGTCGTCGTCCGCTCAGCAGAGCAGAACGAATCATTCAATCAGTCATATTTCAAGTATGGGACGACATACTGTGATGCTAAGTTGTACATAACAAGCATTTGTTCTAGTTTGGTTTGGTTGGGTTGTTCTTATTCCTGCTGTCCTCATTCAAGGTATGGCATGGAGCTTGGCTGCCCTACATTCGTGCCTGTTTGTGATCCAGAGATGGGATTCGAGAAGATTGTAAGGATAGCTCATGCTCGTGGAGGTAAAACCTCTATTGCTTCATTTACCAAGTTCCTGACTCATGCTCAAGTTCTCAACCGCGAGCTGGCACTGATCGCTTGTCTGTTTTCTTCAGTGTGCAAGCAGAAAGACATTGTCGCAGCTATGAGAACCGAGGTATGTTACTATGTTCCCAGATACATGCTCATGTACTATCAGTGGGTCCTATTGTTGATAAATGACTCTCTTGCTTGTCTCTGTAGCGTGAGCAAGCTGTTCAGTGCATGGATGCGTTTTTACGAGTGGTCACCTCTATTCCTGGTATTGACAGTCATGACGCAAATGCGGTGAGTTGCTCAACTTGGTTTTTGCAGCTTGTGTAATTTTGTGATCTCCTGGCTACTTGGATATCAATGCTAGATTGTTTGTTCTGACTGCTTTGCAAGTTGTCTCTACGGAGGACACACATGTTACTTGTAGGCGTTGTTTGCAGATACGAGTATCATCATTTTCCTTGTCATTTGCATACATTTCTCTGGAAATTGAGAAGAATTAACCACAGTACCTTTAATCTGTATAAGATTCAGGAAAGATCAGTGATTAAACATATTTTGGAACTTTACATGCAAAACatttggttgtatgcaactattCCAGAATAAGAATTGAGTGCACGCTATATCTTGCAAATTGAGCTCTGTTACCTTCCCTGCACTAATCTTTTTCTCACCTCTCCAGTAGCTAATAGTCAAATTTCACACTAAACACCAGTTGCCTGTTCTTGATTTATTTTTTTTCATGTTATGCTTACCATGGCATGGTGATTGGTAGAGTGATGCTAGTCTTTATTTATTTCCTTAAGCTTGCCCAAGCCATTGGCTCTATCGAAGCAATTGCGAAAGCATCCAAGGAATCCATTCTGGAAAACACCGATCTTTCCACTGAAAAGGTAGAGAGGATTGTCAGGTTCTTCAGGGATCCACAGTACTTCTTAAGccccaaaattaattaattcttgcAGGTATTCTTCTCCCCCGCTTGACATATGTAGCAATTGCTTTATTCGGAGTATGTCAAGCATTTAATATTTGCTGCACAGAACTGTCAGCTTGTTGGTTCTTTCTCTGTCGATGTTTATTGATGTTTTGCCTGAGGAATGCATGTGCATAAACATGATTGGTTTTCATTAATTTGATCTTTAAGTTGTATGCGGATAAGAACCTTTTGATTTGCATGCCTACTGATAGAAGGTAGGCCCACAAAAGATATCATGTCTCCTCCAGATGGTGAACTTTTTATATTCCTTGTATGCTCGAGTTCTTGTGATCCCTAGTTTTCTAACCCATTTGATGTGTTCCCTTGTGATCTTGAATGTTCTTCTCCCGTTGATAGAAATGCTTGCGATTCCATGATGCTGAATTGCTGATGCAGTCTCCTGGTTTGCAGGCAAAATCTGATTGTTTCGAGTCTGTCCCTGGGTGAACCACTGAACTGACTACCGAAGCCGTTGCAATGTCTCTCCCCAACTCTAGCTGGCATAGGTTGGCGATACGTGGACCCTGGGTCCCGGGGCAAGCTGTAAATTCTCGTGCGCAACAAACTTACGATATAGATAAAGACCTGGATGAAAATGACGTTGACAGACactttagcccttgtttagttccacctcaacttttaaaaagttgctacagtatctgtcacatcgaatgtttgcggcccgtgcatggagcattaaatgacgaaaagaaaaactaattgcacagtttggtgggaaattgtgagccgaacgttttgagcctaattagtccatgtttgaacactatttgccaaataaaaatgaatgtGTTACAGTAgctccaaaatccaaattcctacaactaaacacagccttagaaTCTGTGCATTATGTTCTGAGCGCGTGTTTAGCTAGGTGAAAGTTGGgaatttagctactgtagcactttcgtttttatttggcaaatagtgttcaatcgtggactaattaggctcaaaattttgtctcgcaattttcaaccaaactgtgcaattagtttttttttcgtctacatttaatgctcaatGCATGTATAGCAAGATTCGATgggatggctactgtagcacttttttgggaaTTTGGGGTGGCAACTAAACAAGCGCTGAACTTATGTATGACTATTGTTTCTGTGTAAGTATCCATCCAATCAAGAACAGAATATATAACACAGAAATAGATGGTCAATACAGTGAAACCGATGCACTCATCCTTTATTTGATGATGCACTCCAGAGAAAAAAAAAGTACATTCCAAACAAAAACAATTGCATGGTCGAAATGATCTGAACAAAATTTGTAGGTGTAAAACACCACATGGCCTGTTTCATGGTCAAACACTAATCAGTTACAACATTATTAGGGCAGTCTGATGCTGCAAAGATAGGGCAAAACCATGTTTCACAAAGTTCTTATTGTTATCGACACAAGACCTCAGTGatgatcatcctcatcatcatcgtggcCATCTGGATCACCCCCTTCACCAATGACCTTGAGCTGCACAAAATCAACAAAAGAATATTTCAGCCAGTGCTAATCAACAGGAAAATCAACAACTGTTGAGCAGCTTTTATAATCAGTCGAGGCATTGATTTCAATTACCACAAAGTACTGTGAGCAGACTGGGCGCTCGTGCGGTTTATCCTTTTGCAACCAAAACCAGACAACATCGTGTTCATCCTCTGCGATAAGTCCAATGGAAAAATAAGCACAGTTATGGTGAGTTACATACTCAACAGTCAACACTAGGTACTGAGATATATGGTTAGCCTTCACATTTGATGATAGTAGGATTCAATCACAGCTAACTATTCTCTTGTTATAGTAGGATTCAATCACAGCTGGTTCCTCCTGCAGACAACACATTCAAGATTAACAAATGAACAATCTTGCAACAGAGAAAATCAGGTATGCAAAACCAAAGTAAAAAGGGGAGAGAGTAATCAAGAAATCCTACATATGTTGACTTAATATGTGGGCAATGTCAGTACTCAGCACAGGGTATGCATAGAAGCACAAGCGTCAATTGGTTTAAAATTAGGAATAGCAGAACCACAAATAAGTGAAAAATACTATACATACTTATTTTGTTAAGATAGTACTATATAGAGAAAATTGGTTGGGTAGCATCGAAAGATCGCGATCtccgtaaaataccactgaaagttTGTGCCCccgtaaaataccactgaaaggtTGGATTATGAACCGAAAATACCATTCCGTTAAAATGAAGTCACGGAGCTGTTAACTTGGGCTAAGATACCCCCTAGTGAGAATCAAATAAACAACAGTATGTGCCCTAACATTTAAATATAAATAAACACATATTTCAATAGTAATATAAGCACATTCCCGCACATACATTTTGGCACATATGAAGACATTTAATATAGGGATTCCTTTCATATAAGCACACATGAACACGTACATTCACATTAGTCACTTCTCAACAACCATTTCTCAACAGAGTACTAGTTAAGACAGCAAAGGGGACATGTCTGCTAACACATACAGTAGTTCAACACATGCATCCATAGTCTAACTAGATCATAACAGTAGTACAACACATAGCATTTGCACTAACAAAGCCATTGCTTAGCGTACGATAAGCCTTCTTGCAATTCCTCCTAGGGATATGTCTGCTGCTGCCCTGCTCCTTATTGTAGGTCCTGGACTGAGAGGACTAGTGGAAGCTGCCATCCTTCTTGTTGTTGGCCCTGGACTAACAGGTGGTTGTGTGACTAAGGAAGTAGAAGGTGCAGATACTTTCTTAGATTTTTTTGGAGCTTTTTTGCATCTAGATGTACTgcccttttctttccttttcctaCACATCAGGAAGGTATCAACCATATTTAATAAAAGATCATGTTATAGCAAAAGTACAGACGTCAATTTACCTTGAATTAGTAGGGCTGCCGGTGGCAATTCAACAGCGAGTACAGTAGGCGGCTCACTACAACCCTTCTCAATATGCCCAAACTGGAAGCATCTTTTGCATTGGTAAGGACCCCTTTTTCTTAGCTCACCCTTACTTTTGATCCTCTTCACTCTTGGCCTACCTGCAGACCTTTCAAGCTTCGGAGGCACCATTACAAACCCAGGATCAATAATAGGCCACTGTGACTTGTCAACCATTGGGTTGACCCCAAACTAATAAGTAGCCTTGAAACGCTGAACTGAATAGTAATCATGAACAAAGTCCTCAAGTTTAATTTGTCTAAGGGAACCTATAAATGCTATAACATGAGTGCAAGGTTTTTTAGAAATATTCCACTGACCACATGAACATGTCTTGCTTTCAAGGTCCATAGCATGCCTCCAATGATAGTTGTCTTTAGTCAATCCAGATATCTCAGCCTTGAGACAACCACTCCCCTTAATTGTGTACTTTAAGTTTCTACTCTTCATCTTCAGCTCATTTATAACACTAGGGAGAATTGACCCTTCAAGTTTGTTAGCTATAAGCTGCCTCATAGCTATCTTTTTCATGATCATACCCCTAATTGTGTCCACGAGGATATCCACTAGGAACCCTTTGGTCTCTTTAATCCAGTTGTTGAAGGACTCTGATATGTTGTTGTTCACATAATCAACCTTGTACTCCCCTGAGAACTTAGCTCGAGACCAAAGATGTTTGTGCTCTGCTTGCAAGTAAGGAATTGATGCTAGACAATTCTCTCCAATTTTATCCCAAAGCCATTAATACCTCCTAGTACTACATGCCCAAGCACAAGGCCACATGTACTTTAGCACATCTCCATCGAAGTGCTTTATAAAATTATGCATGAGGTGCATAAAACACTCCCTATGCTCAACGTCACCTTAGAAGACATTATGGACTGCTTTCTCTAAGCCTTTGCAAGCATCTGTGTGTATTGCGAGTCCATGTGGAGTTCCAATTGTTCTCTTCAATTGCTTTAGAAACCATGTCCA
This genomic interval carries:
- the LOC136513131 gene encoding protein PARTING DANCERS homolog isoform X4; translation: MTGRPPPYARSPARRQASAGDEHPPPAAMLGPPPPLVDSSAGRGVCIMSASWRDKQRPDLVNFVAAFLATNLYRLNFMALSPDFIFSHGGQSVAFIFETDWLPEREAAVFSRVSTLKRQFKYLYVVVVVRSAEQNESFNQSYFKYGMELGCPTFVPVCDPEMGFEKIVRIAHARGVCKQKDIVAAMRTEREQAVQCMDAFLRVVTSIPGIDSHDANALAQAIGSIEAIAKASKESILENTDLSTEKVFFSPA
- the LOC136513131 gene encoding protein PARTING DANCERS homolog isoform X3 yields the protein MTGRPPPYARSPARRQASAGDEHPPPAAMLGPPPPLVDSSAGRGVCIMSASWRDKQRPDLVNFVAAFLATNLYRLNFMALSPDFIFSHGGQSVAFIFETDWLPEREAAVFSRVSTLKRQFKYLYVVVVVRSAEQNESFNQSYFKYGMELGCPTFVPVCDPEMGFEKIVRIAHARGVCKQKDIVAAMRTEREQAVQCMDAFLRVVTSIPGIDSHDANALAQAIGSIEAIAKASKESILENTDLSTEKAKSDCFESVPG
- the LOC136513131 gene encoding protein PARTING DANCERS homolog isoform X5, giving the protein MTGRPPPYARSPARRQASAGDEHPPPAAMLGPPPPLVDSSAGRGVCIMSASWRDKQRPDLVNFVAAFLATNLYRLNFMALSPDFIFSHGGQSVAFIFETDWLPEREAAVFSRVSTLKRQFKYLYVVVVVRSAEQNESFNQSYFKYGMELGCPTFVPVCDPEMGFEKIVRIAHARGVCKQKDIVAAMRTEREQAVQCMDAFLRVVTSIPGIDSHDANAAKSDCFESVPG
- the LOC136513131 gene encoding protein PARTING DANCERS homolog isoform X2, producing the protein MTGRPPPYARSPARRQASAGDEHPPPAMLGPPPPLVDSSAGRGVCIMSASWRDKQRPDLVNFVAAFLATNLYRLNFMALSPDFIFSHGGQSVAFIFETDWLPEREAAVFSRVSTLKRQFKYLYVVVVVRSAEQNESFNQSYFKYGMELGCPTFVPVCDPEMGFEKIVRIAHARGVCKQKDIVAAMRTEREQAVQCMDAFLRVVTSIPGIDSHDANALAQAIGSIEAIAKASKESILENTDLSTEKVERIVRFFRDPQYFLSPKIN
- the LOC136513131 gene encoding protein PARTING DANCERS homolog isoform X1 — encoded protein: MTGRPPPYARSPARRQASAGDEHPPPAAMLGPPPPLVDSSAGRGVCIMSASWRDKQRPDLVNFVAAFLATNLYRLNFMALSPDFIFSHGGQSVAFIFETDWLPEREAAVFSRVSTLKRQFKYLYVVVVVRSAEQNESFNQSYFKYGMELGCPTFVPVCDPEMGFEKIVRIAHARGVCKQKDIVAAMRTEREQAVQCMDAFLRVVTSIPGIDSHDANALAQAIGSIEAIAKASKESILENTDLSTEKVERIVRFFRDPQYFLSPKIN